The genome window GGGACTGATGAACGAGGCCGAGGCGTACGCCGACGAGCGCGCCCACGCGATCACCGGCTGGCTCGGCGCGGACGCGTACGAACTGGAGCCGCACACCGCTTCCTTCAAGCCGGACCGGCCGGGTGTAGTGGTGGTGTGCACCGACGGACTGTGGAACTACGCGGAGGCCGCCGAGGACATGGCCGAGGCCGTGCCGCCGGACGCGGCCGGGCGACCGCTGCACTGCGCGCAGGTCCTGGTCGGCCGGGCGCTCGACGGCGGGGGCCACGACAACGTAACAGTGGCCGTCCTGCCGTTCCCGGCCCCTCCTCAGGGGGCAGGATCGGCCTGAGCACCCGGCCCACGAGGACCGGAGGGGACCGGTCCGGAACGGGCACGACAGGCATCACCCCACGTGCCGTGGGGCCAACAGTGGGGCTGCTAGGGGGATCTGAGTAGGCATGGCCAATTTCTCGAAGTCGAACGTGCCGCGGTTCTCGGTCGAGGTGTACCAGAACGAGTACCTGCCCGAGGGTGGCCGCGAGGTCAACGCCATCGTGACGGTCAGCGCGACGGGGGGCGGCACCATCGGCAGCGCGGTCGCCGCGCCGCACCTCTACTCGCCAGGCCAGGGCCCGTCCGCCGCCGTGGCGCTCATGGTCGACTGCTCGGGGTCGATGGACTACCCGCCGACCAAGATGCGCAACGCCCGGGACGCCACGGCCGCCGCGATCGACACCCTGCGCGACGGCGTCCACTTCGCGGTGATCGACGGCACCCATGTGGCCCGGGAGGTCTACCCGGGCAACGGCCGGCTCGCGGTCGCCGACTCCGCCACCCGGGAGCAGGCCAAGCAGGCGCTGCGCAGGCTCAGCGCGGGCGGCGGCACCGCCATCGGCACCTGGCTGAAGCTCGCGGACCGGCTGCTCGCCTCGGCGGACGTCGCCATCCGCCACGGCATCCTGCTCACCGACGGCCGCAACGAGCACGAGTCGCCCGAGGACTTGAAGGCCGCGTTGGACGCCTGTGCCGGACGGTTCACGTGTGACGCGCGTGGAGTGGGCACCGACTGGGAGGTGAAGGAGGTCACGGGGATCGCCTCCGCGCTGCTCGGCACCGCCGACATCGTCGCCGACCCGGCCGCCCTGTCCGCCGACTTCACGCAGATGATGGAGGCGGCCATGGGCAAGGAGGTCGCGGACGTCGCCCTGCGACTGTGGACCCCGGTCGGTACGCAGATCAAGTTCGTCAAGCAAGTGGCACCCACGGTCGAGCAGTTGACCGACCGTCGCACGGAGGCCGGACCGCGTGCCGGGGACTACCCGACCGGGTCGTGGGGTGACGAGTCCCGCGACTACCACGTGTGTGTCGAGGTGCCGTCCGCCGACCTCGGCCAGGAGATGCTGGCCGCCCGTGTCTCCCTGGTGATCCCGCAGCCCGACGGCACCGTCCAGAACCTCGGCGCCCAGGGTCTGGTGAAGGCGGTGTGGACCGACGACATGGTCGCGTCGACGTCGATCAACCCCCAGGTCGCGCACTACACGGGCCAGGCCGAACTGGCACAAGTCATCCAGCAGGGTTTGGATGCCCGCAAATCAGGTGATTTCGACGGGGCAACGGCCAAGCTGGGACGAGCCGTTCAGCTCGCCAGCGCGTCGGGGAACGCGGATACTGCGAAACTGCTTGCGAAGGTGGTGGACGTGGTCGACGCGGCGACAGGTACTGTGCGACTGAAGGCGAAGGTCACGGAGGCCGACGAGATGACTCTCGAGACCCGGTCCACAAAGACTGTTCGTGTAAAGAAGTAGGCAGACCACACCGGCCCGTCGCGGCCACAGGAACCGGCCGTGAGGCCGGAAAGGAGAGGGGGAAGCGCCGACATGCCGACCTGCCCGAACGGACACCAGTCGGGTTCCGACGACTGGTGCGAGGTCTGCGGTCACCGTATGGCCGGTGCCGTACCCCCGCCGCCTCCACCGCCGCCCCCGGGCGCCGGTTACGGATACCCGCCGCCCGGCTCCCCTCCCCCGCCTCCCGGTGGGGGCGGTCCCGGCGGCCCCGGGGGACGCCCGCACCTCGCCGCCGAGCCGGAACTCTGCCCGCAGTGCCGCACGCCCCGCGAGGGCGGCGCGCCCTTCTGCGAGGAGTGCCGGTGGAACTTCCTGACCAACACCGCGACGACGTACACCCCGGCCGCGCCCCGGTCGGGGCCGCCCGGTCCCGGCGGCCCCGGCCCCGGTCAGGGTCCCGGCCCCGGCGGGAACCCGGCGCTCCGGTTCCAGCAGCAACAGCCGCCTCCGCCGTCCTTCGGCGGCGGTGACGCGTACGACTACCAGAGCTCCCGCCCCTCCCAGATGAACCGCCCCGCCGAACCGATCCCGCCGGGACCGTTCGGCGGCGATTCGTCGGGTCCGGGCGGCCCCGGGGGACCGGGCGGAAACGGTGGGTTCGGCGGTCCTGGTGGACCCGGAGGTCCTGGTGGCCCCGGTGGACACGGCGGTCAGGGTCCGGGTGGACCGGGCCGTCCGGGTGGGCCCGGGGGTCCTGGCGGCCCCGGTGGCCCGCCGGGGCCCGGGGGTTCCTCCGGGTTCGGCGGTGGGCCTTCGGGCCAGCCCGGCCGTCCCGGTCCGGGGCAGCCCGGCCAGTCGGCGTTCGGCGGCGATCCTTCACGCCCCGGCCCCTCGGGCTTCGGCGGCGACCCTTCGCGGCCCGGCCCCTCCGGCTTCGGCGGCGACCCTTCGCGGCCCGGCCCCGGCGGCTTCGGCGACCCCTCCCGGCCTGTTCCTCCGCCGCCCGGTCCCACACCGGGCGGTCAGGGTCCCGGTGGACCCGGTGGACCCGGATTCCCCGGTGGCCAAGGCCAGGGCGGCGGACCGGGCGGCCCCGGTGGGGCACCGCAGGGCTACCAGCAGGCGGGGGCGTCCGCTCCGCCGGCCTTCCCGCAGGAGACCCGGCGACCGCAGCCCGGGAACCCCGGCGGACCGGGTGGACCCGGCCCCGGTCCCGGTGGTCAGGGTCCCGGTGGCGGACCCTCCTTCGGTGGCGACGACGACTGGGTGATCTCCCCGCCGTCGACCGGCCCCGGCGGTCAAGGTGGACCCGGTGGACCCGGTGGCTACGGCTACCCGCAGCCCGGTGCCACCCAGGCCCCGCCCGGCCCCGCGTACCCGCAGGCGCCGACGACCTGGAGCGCGACCATCGGCCCGGACCGCGACTACTTCATGGCGATGATGCAGCGCTCGGGCCCCGAGGCGGCGGGCCTGAACCTGCCCGCGTACTCCCCGGAGCAGCGGCGCGCCCTCACCGGCAACCAGATCACCATCGGACGCCGCCGGCACTCCACCGGCGACACCCCCGACATCGATCTGTCGGTGCCGCCGGAGGACCCGGGCGTCTCGCACCAGCACGCGGTGCTGGTGCAGCAGCCCGACGGCAGCTGGGCGGTCGTCGACCAGAACTCCACGAACGGCACCACGGTCAACGGTTCCGAGGACCCCATCCAGCCCTTCGTCCCGATCCCCCTCCAGGACGGGGACCGGGTCCACGTGGGCGCGTGGACGACGATCACGATCCGCCGGGGCTGAACCACCCCACCACGGTGATCACGACCGGGGCCGGCCGAGCGACTTCGGCCGGCCCCGAGCCGTCTCACGGCAGCGGCCAGGCGTACGCCCCCTCGGGGTCGTCCAGCCAGGCCCAGGCGCGGTCGCCGCGGACCGTGATGCCGTAGCGCTCACGGGACGGCATGCCCTCGCGCTGCCACAGGGCGAGCGCCTCGTGCGGGTCGAGACTGGCCGCCGTCAGCGCCAGCAGGAACCGGAACAGCTCATGGTCCCTGGCCCGGTGCGGCAGCCCGCCGAGATGCGGACGCACCACCTCCGGCTCACTGCCCCCGCGCAGCGGCACGAAGTACGCCGACGTGTGCAGGAAGCGCCCCTCGGCGTGCTCGGCGTCCTCGACCCGCAGCCGCACCAGCCCGGTGGCCAGCGGGGTCAGGACGTGCGCGCCGGGCGTGCACTGGGCGAGCCAGGCGCGCGGGATCGAGTGCAGCGTGCAGGTCGCGATGATCCGGTCGTACGGCGCCCGCTCGGGCACCCCGCGCGCGCCGTCCCCGGTGACGACGGTCGGGTGGTACCCGGCGGCGTGCAGATGCGTGCGCGCCGCCTCCGTGATGTCGGCGTCCAGATCGACGGTCGTGACCAGGTCGTCCCCCAGCCGGTGCGCCAGCAGGGCGGCGTTGTAGCCGGTGCCCGCGCCGATCTCCAGCACCCGGTCGCCGTCCTCCACCCCCAGCTCGGCCAGCATCATCGCCATCAGCGACGGCTGGCTGCTGGAGGAGATCAGCTCCCCGTTCCGCACCCGCGTGGCGAGCGGGGCGTCGGCGTACGCGCCCCGCACCCAGCGGGCCCGCCGCCCGGGGTCGCGCTCCTCGCCCCACAGCCGCTCGAATCCACCCACACCGCCCACGTAGTAGTAGGGCACGAAGAGATGCCGGGGAACGCTCTCGAACGCCTTCCGCCACTCCAGGTCGGCGTCCCACGCCCCGCTCGCCTCGATCTCCCGCACCAGCGCCGACCGGGCCTCGGCGGCGAGGCGTTCCAGATCGTGGTCCACGGTGTCCGAGCCCATACCTCCACTGTGCGGCCGGACGCCCCCGGAGGCGAGCACCGGGACCCTCCGGCCCGGAATCCACCGGTCCTGGACCTAGGCCGCAAGTCCTCCGTCGCCGCGTCTGAGACCATGGGAACGTGAATGAGATTCGGCGCGGCACGCTTCAGGAGCAGACCTTCTACGAGCAGGTCGGCGGCGAGGAGACCTTCCGACGCCTCGTACACCGTTTCTACGAGGGTGTGGCCGGGGATCCGCTCCTGCGGCCGATGTATCCCGAGGAGGACCTGGGCCCTGCCGAGGACCGCTTCGCGCTGTTCCTGATGCAGTACTGGGGCGGCCCCACCACGTACAGCGAGAACCGCGGCCACCCCCGGCTCCGGATGCGCCACGCCCCGTTCACCGTGGACCGCGCCGCCCACGACGCCTGGCTGAAGCACATGCGCGACGCCGTCGACGAGCTGGGCCTGTCCGAGGAGCACGAGCACACCCTCTGGAACTACCTCACCTACGCCGCGGCCTCGATGGTGAACTCCCCGGGCTGAGCGGCCCCGGACGGCCGGCTCAGCGGACGCTGACGCCCAAGGTGCCGAGCCCCGCCCTGCGTACCGCGATCGACCCGTACGGCGTGCGCAGCCGCAGCCACGCGCCCGACGAGAAGAGTCCCGGTGACGCCGCCCCGGGCGGGCCGGCCGTGCGGGCGGTGCGGAGGAAGCCGAGCGACTGGGCCGCGTGCACGGCCCGGACCGGCAGCGGGGTGTCGCCGACCGTCCGGGACCAGATCTCCCGCCCTATCCGGTCGAGTTCGGCCCGCGTGCGCCGCTCGGGCACCAACTGCTCCGTACGGGACCGGAATTCGCGTACCGCCGCGGAGACCATCGCCCGCAGCACGTCCGGCGCGGGCAGCCCCGCCTCCGGCCGCCAGCCGCCGCGCGGGGGCAGCACCCCGGCCCACGGCGGCCCGGTCACCGCGTCCGGCACCAGTGCCGTGCCCGCCGACTCGTCTACGGACTCCAGGAGTTCACCGGCCGACACGGTCGCGTCGAGAGTGACGTCGAGACCGTTCTCGTAGGGCTTGGCCAGGCGCACGGCCCGGATCGCCAGGACCTCGAAGGACGGTGGCCTGCCGAAGACGGCCAGGGCCGTACCGGCCGCCTGGAGGCGTACCGCTGCTCCACGGTCGTAGTGGAGCAGCCGGGAGAGGAAGGCCGCGAGATCCGCGGCCTCCCCCTCGTCGGCGAGGTGGAGCACCGTCATGCGGCGACGGCCTCCGCCTTGTCGTCTCTGTACTCCTCCAGGAACTCACGTTCCTCGGCGGTGATCCGCCGGGGCCGCTGGGTCGCGAAGTCGAACGGCACTATCACCGTCGAGGCCCGGACGTAGACCTGCTCGGGGTCCTTGACCTCGTAGGTGATCGTGAACGAGGCCGCCCTTATCTCCGTGACCCACAGCTCGACGTCCACCGGCCTGTGCCGGTGCACCAACTGCCGCTTGTAGTCGATCTCATGGCGCGCCACCACGGACCCCTGCTTGAAATCCTTCTCCGGGCGGAACAGGAAGTCGATACGGGCTTCCTCCAGATAGCGGAGGAACACCACGTTGTTGACGTGGCCGTACGCGTCCATGTCCGCCCAGCGCAGTGGGCAGCGGTAGATGTGCCGCAAGATCGATCAGCCCCGGGTCAGCTTCTTGTAGGTGGCGCGGTGCGGACGGGTGGCGTCGGCGCCGAGTCGCTCGATCTTGTTCTTCTCGTACGACTCGAAGTTGCCCTCGAACCAGAACCACTTGGACTCGCCCTCGTAGGCGAGGATGTGCGTCGCCACCCGGTCCAGGAACCAGCGGTCGTGGGAGACGACCACGGCGCAGCCGGGGAACTCCAGGAGCGCGTTCTCCAGCGACGACAGGGTCTCGACGTCGAGGTCGTTGGTCGGCTCGTCGAGGAGCAGCAGGTTGCCGCCGAGCTTGAGGGTGAGCGCCAGGTTGAGGCGGTTGCGCTCACCGCCGGAGAGCACCCCGGCCGGCTTCTGCTGGTCCGGGCCCTTGAAGCCGAACGCTGAGACATAGGCACGGGAGGGCATCTCGACCTGGCCGACGTTGATGTAGTCCAGTTCGTCGGAGACGACGGCCCACAGCGTCTTCTTGGGGTCGATGTTCTCGCGGCTCTGGTCGACGTAGGAGATCTTGACGGTCTCGCCGACCTTGATCGAACCGGAGTCGGGCTCCTCCAGACCCTGGATCATCTTGAAGAGGGTCGTCTTGCCGGCGCCGTTCGGGCCGATGATGCCCACGATGCCGTTGCGCGGGAGCGTGAAGGAGAGGTCGTCAATGAGGACCTTCTCGCCGAAGGCCTTGCTGAGGTTGTTGACCTCGACGACCACACTGCCCAGACGGGGGCCCGGCGGGATCTGGATCTCCTCGAAGTCCAGCTTCCGCATCTTGTCGGCCTCGGCCGCCATCTCCTCGTAACGGGCCAGGCGCGCCTTGGACTTGGCCTGTCGGCCCTTGGCGTTGGAGCGGACCCACTCCAGCTCTTCCTTGAGCCGCTTGGCGCGCTTGGCGTCCTTCTGGCCCTCGACCTTGAGACGGGTCTGCTTGGTCTCCAGGTACGTGGAGTAGTTGCCCTCGTAGCCGATGGCGCGGCCTCGGTCGAGCTCCAGGATCCAGCCCGCGACGTTGTCGAGGAAGTACCGGTCGTGGGTGACGGCGACGACGGTGCCGGGGTACTTCGCGAGGTGCTGCTCCAGCCACTGCACCGACTCGGCGTCCAGGTGGTTGGTGGGCTCGTCGAGCAGCAGCAGGTCGGGGGCTTCGAGCAGCAGCTTGCAGAGCGCGACGCGGCGGCGCTCACCACCGGAGAGGTTGGTGACGGGCCAGTCGCCGGGCGGGCAGCCCAGGGCGTCCATGGCCTGCTCCAGCTGGGTGTCCAGGTCCCACGCGTTCGCGTGGTCCAGGTCCTCCTGGAGCTTGCCCATCTCGTCCAGGAGGGCGTCCGAGTAGTCGGTCGCCATCAGCTCCGCGACCTCGTTGAAGCGGTGGAGCTTGCCCATGATCTCGGCGGCGCCGTCCTGCACGTTCTGCAGGACCGTCTTCGACTCGTCCAGCGGCGGCTCCTGGAGGAGCATGCCGACGCTGTACCCGGGCGACAGGAACGCGTCACCGTTGGAGGGCTGCTCGAGCCCCGCCATGATCTTCAGAACGGTGGACTTACCGGCACCGTTCGGACCGACCACACCGATCTTCGCGCCGGGCAGGAAGCTCAGCGTGACGTCGTCAAGGATCACCTTGTCGCCGTGCGCCTTGCGTGTCTTGCGCATCGTGTAGATGTACTCAGCCAAGAGAAACCGTCCGGCAACTTGAAATCTGGCAGTGGGCAGTACCACCCATCTTGCCGCACTGCCAGCCCTCGACGGAAACCGGATGGTGAAGCCGTCGCGGGAACGACGCGGCCCCGGCGCCTCGGAGGCCTACCGGGGCCGCGTCGCACGCGTGCGTCACCGCGCGGTCACTCACTGTTGAGTTGCCAAGGAGCTGTTTCGCCTTGCGGCGCCCGCCGATTCCTCGTCACGGGTTCCGCTTGCGGAGAAGGATCACCACCGCGCCGCCGATCACGACAAGCCCGATGGCGACGCCCCCGATCAGCGGGGTGGCGCCGGAGCTGCCGGTCTCAGCAAGATCGGTGTCGGACGCCGTGGCCGCGTTGCCGCCGACGGTCGCCGGGCTGGGCTCGCTCAGCGTCTGGACCGAGTCCCCGTCCGCGTCGGCCGCGGTCTCCGTCCGGCAGTCGAGCACGCCCCGGAACTGCTTCGCGAAGCCGTTCGGCCCCTCGATGGTGAAGTCGTACGCCTGGTCCTCCTGCAAGGGGATCGTCACCGTGCGGGTCTCACCCGTGTCGATGGTGTACGTGATCCCCATCAGCTCGAAGACGAAGGGCTTGTCGCCCTGGTTGGCGGCCGTGATGTCGAGGCCGCCCTCGGCGCAGTTCTTCTCGGCCGACAGTGCGGGTATCGCGCCCTTCCCGGCCCAGTGCGCGGTCGCCGTCGCGGAGACCGTGGACTCGCTGGAGCCCGCGAGGATCTGCGTCTGGCTGCGGGTCTCGGAGGCGAAGGCACGGCCCACCGGCACGGTCGTCGAGGCCTGCACGGTCAGTTCGGCCGTGCCGTCCGCGGCGTCCTCGGGCACCTCGAAGTACAGCTCACCGCCGTCACCGGCCGAGGTCACGGCCTCACCGTCCGCGTCGACGACCCTCACCCCGTCCGCCGTCCCGTCCGAGGGCGGGGTCACGGTCACGGCGTCCGCGTTGGTGTGCACCGTGACCGGGCCGAGTCGCTCGCCCGGCCGACCGGAGACCGCGGCCGGGTCCAGGGTCAGGGACGCGGCCGGTTCCGCCAGGCTCCGCGCGCTCTTCTCCAGGTAGTCCGCGAGCTTCTCCGCCTCCGGGTCCAGGGCGGTCACATCGGCCGCGTCCGAGTAGCGCCAGATCGCCACCTGGGTTCCGGTCGCCGCTTCCTCCTCGGTGAGCCCCTTGGTCCCGGCCTTGCCGGCGAGTGCCGCGAGGTCGTTCACCTGCGGGTAGGAGTTCTGGAGGATCCAGCGGATCTTCCCGGCGTCCTTGTTGGCGCCCAGCGAGGTGCCGCTCCAGGGGGTCTCCTGGTACTTGGCGTCCTTCTGCGTCGGGTTCTGGACATCCACGCAGTAGGTCTGCAGGGTGCCCCCGCCGTCGACGAACATCTCGAACAGCCCTGCGGGGAGCCGCTGTTCCTGTCCGTCGCCGGTCCGGAGCACGGCCGTCCCGTACGTCTTGAGCCCGCCTATGGTCGCGGTCGCCCCACCGGAGTTCCGCGGTGTCCCGTCGGCGGCGGCCGGGCCCGCGGTGACGATCGCACCCGCGACGAGGAGTCCGGACACGAGTGACACGGCGGCGAGGCGAGTCGCCCCTCGCCTGCGCGCGGCCCACCCGGACCACCCGGAGAACGACGCCGAGAACGAAGAAACCACAGAATTTCCCTTCGAGCAGGACCCGTTGACGTGGGGGGTTGTGGTCCCACCAGCAGAATCAGAAGCCCCGTGAGCTATGCCCGGCATCCTAGGGACGCGGCGCACCGCTCTTCCCGGTCGTATCGTCGGACAACCGATCCGAATCGGAATCGTTATCGCTCACACAGCCCATGAACAGCACTTGTCGACAAATTGATCAGCCGCACACATGGACTCTTCACGACGCATTCGCCGATAACGCACCATCGCGCGCGAACTGAGGTCACGTCACCCCGGCCGGCTCCGGCCGGAGTTCACCGGCCGCGTCGAGCCGGCTTCCGGGCGGCGGTGTCTCCCAGTTCGGCTCCGGCTCCGGCTGCGACGGGGGTGGGTAGTTGGCCTGAGACACCGCCGACGCCTCTCCCCTGGGTGTCCTTCGGAACGCCGACGTGCCCCGCGACAGATCGTGGCCGATGGCGATCGCGTCAACGTCCGCCGAGACCCGGCTCTGCCCGTCCCGCTGTTCGGTGCGCACCTTCAACCGGCCCTGCACCACCACCGGATCGCCCAGCGCGACGGACGACGCCACGTTCGCGGCGAGCGTGCGCCGCGCCCACACCGTGAAGAAGTTGGTGTGTCCGTCGGTCCACTCGTTCTTCTCCCGGTCCCAGTACCGCGAGGTCACCGCCAGCCGGAAGCGGGCCGACGACCCCGTCGACGATTCCCGGCAGACCGGCTGCGTCGCCACGTTCCCCACCACGCACACCGTCGTCTCGTTCATCTCGCGAACCCCTCCTTCGCATCGGCACCGATCCCGATGCCGGCCGGACACGCGTACGGGCCCGTCCCGTACGGCTGTCGCGTCCGTCGTGCGGCGGTGCTGTGATCGCCGCGTGTTCAGACTGCCGCCGTCGGGCCGAGCCCGCTGAGCCCTGTGCATCACCGGCCGGCTGTGGACAACTCCGTCACCCGACGGAGTGAACCGCCCGTCCGGGAGCCGCCGGTCACCCCACCGGCGCCGCCCCGAGCACCCGCCCGTACTGCTCCCGCACCTCCCGGTACCGCAGCAGTTCGGCGGCCACCGGGTCCAGCACCCGCGCCCGACCGCACCCGGCCGCCGCCTCCCGCAGCCGCCGTTCCGCCTCGTGGCCGTACCGCCGCGCCGGACCGCGTGCGGCC of Streptomyces phaeolivaceus contains these proteins:
- a CDS encoding single-stranded DNA-binding protein; amino-acid sequence: MNETTVCVVGNVATQPVCRESSTGSSARFRLAVTSRYWDREKNEWTDGHTNFFTVWARRTLAANVASSVALGDPVVVQGRLKVRTEQRDGQSRVSADVDAIAIGHDLSRGTSAFRRTPRGEASAVSQANYPPPSQPEPEPNWETPPPGSRLDAAGELRPEPAGVT
- a CDS encoding TQXA domain-containing protein; the protein is MVSSFSASFSGWSGWAARRRGATRLAAVSLVSGLLVAGAIVTAGPAAADGTPRNSGGATATIGGLKTYGTAVLRTGDGQEQRLPAGLFEMFVDGGGTLQTYCVDVQNPTQKDAKYQETPWSGTSLGANKDAGKIRWILQNSYPQVNDLAALAGKAGTKGLTEEEAATGTQVAIWRYSDAADVTALDPEAEKLADYLEKSARSLAEPAASLTLDPAAVSGRPGERLGPVTVHTNADAVTVTPPSDGTADGVRVVDADGEAVTSAGDGGELYFEVPEDAADGTAELTVQASTTVPVGRAFASETRSQTQILAGSSESTVSATATAHWAGKGAIPALSAEKNCAEGGLDITAANQGDKPFVFELMGITYTIDTGETRTVTIPLQEDQAYDFTIEGPNGFAKQFRGVLDCRTETAADADGDSVQTLSEPSPATVGGNAATASDTDLAETGSSGATPLIGGVAIGLVVIGGAVVILLRKRNP
- a CDS encoding globin, which produces MNEIRRGTLQEQTFYEQVGGEETFRRLVHRFYEGVAGDPLLRPMYPEEDLGPAEDRFALFLMQYWGGPTTYSENRGHPRLRMRHAPFTVDRAAHDAWLKHMRDAVDELGLSEEHEHTLWNYLTYAAASMVNSPG
- a CDS encoding acyl-CoA thioesterase: MRHIYRCPLRWADMDAYGHVNNVVFLRYLEEARIDFLFRPEKDFKQGSVVARHEIDYKRQLVHRHRPVDVELWVTEIRAASFTITYEVKDPEQVYVRASTVIVPFDFATQRPRRITAEEREFLEEYRDDKAEAVAA
- a CDS encoding FHA domain-containing protein — encoded protein: MPTCPNGHQSGSDDWCEVCGHRMAGAVPPPPPPPPPGAGYGYPPPGSPPPPPGGGGPGGPGGRPHLAAEPELCPQCRTPREGGAPFCEECRWNFLTNTATTYTPAAPRSGPPGPGGPGPGQGPGPGGNPALRFQQQQPPPPSFGGGDAYDYQSSRPSQMNRPAEPIPPGPFGGDSSGPGGPGGPGGNGGFGGPGGPGGPGGPGGHGGQGPGGPGRPGGPGGPGGPGGPPGPGGSSGFGGGPSGQPGRPGPGQPGQSAFGGDPSRPGPSGFGGDPSRPGPSGFGGDPSRPGPGGFGDPSRPVPPPPGPTPGGQGPGGPGGPGFPGGQGQGGGPGGPGGAPQGYQQAGASAPPAFPQETRRPQPGNPGGPGGPGPGPGGQGPGGGPSFGGDDDWVISPPSTGPGGQGGPGGPGGYGYPQPGATQAPPGPAYPQAPTTWSATIGPDRDYFMAMMQRSGPEAAGLNLPAYSPEQRRALTGNQITIGRRRHSTGDTPDIDLSVPPEDPGVSHQHAVLVQQPDGSWAVVDQNSTNGTTVNGSEDPIQPFVPIPLQDGDRVHVGAWTTITIRRG
- the ettA gene encoding energy-dependent translational throttle protein EttA: MAEYIYTMRKTRKAHGDKVILDDVTLSFLPGAKIGVVGPNGAGKSTVLKIMAGLEQPSNGDAFLSPGYSVGMLLQEPPLDESKTVLQNVQDGAAEIMGKLHRFNEVAELMATDYSDALLDEMGKLQEDLDHANAWDLDTQLEQAMDALGCPPGDWPVTNLSGGERRRVALCKLLLEAPDLLLLDEPTNHLDAESVQWLEQHLAKYPGTVVAVTHDRYFLDNVAGWILELDRGRAIGYEGNYSTYLETKQTRLKVEGQKDAKRAKRLKEELEWVRSNAKGRQAKSKARLARYEEMAAEADKMRKLDFEEIQIPPGPRLGSVVVEVNNLSKAFGEKVLIDDLSFTLPRNGIVGIIGPNGAGKTTLFKMIQGLEEPDSGSIKVGETVKISYVDQSRENIDPKKTLWAVVSDELDYINVGQVEMPSRAYVSAFGFKGPDQQKPAGVLSGGERNRLNLALTLKLGGNLLLLDEPTNDLDVETLSSLENALLEFPGCAVVVSHDRWFLDRVATHILAYEGESKWFWFEGNFESYEKNKIERLGADATRPHRATYKKLTRG
- a CDS encoding vWA domain-containing protein, which codes for MANFSKSNVPRFSVEVYQNEYLPEGGREVNAIVTVSATGGGTIGSAVAAPHLYSPGQGPSAAVALMVDCSGSMDYPPTKMRNARDATAAAIDTLRDGVHFAVIDGTHVAREVYPGNGRLAVADSATREQAKQALRRLSAGGGTAIGTWLKLADRLLASADVAIRHGILLTDGRNEHESPEDLKAALDACAGRFTCDARGVGTDWEVKEVTGIASALLGTADIVADPAALSADFTQMMEAAMGKEVADVALRLWTPVGTQIKFVKQVAPTVEQLTDRRTEAGPRAGDYPTGSWGDESRDYHVCVEVPSADLGQEMLAARVSLVIPQPDGTVQNLGAQGLVKAVWTDDMVASTSINPQVAHYTGQAELAQVIQQGLDARKSGDFDGATAKLGRAVQLASASGNADTAKLLAKVVDVVDAATGTVRLKAKVTEADEMTLETRSTKTVRVKK
- a CDS encoding methyltransferase domain-containing protein, producing MGSDTVDHDLERLAAEARSALVREIEASGAWDADLEWRKAFESVPRHLFVPYYYVGGVGGFERLWGEERDPGRRARWVRGAYADAPLATRVRNGELISSSSQPSLMAMMLAELGVEDGDRVLEIGAGTGYNAALLAHRLGDDLVTTVDLDADITEAARTHLHAAGYHPTVVTGDGARGVPERAPYDRIIATCTLHSIPRAWLAQCTPGAHVLTPLATGLVRLRVEDAEHAEGRFLHTSAYFVPLRGGSEPEVVRPHLGGLPHRARDHELFRFLLALTAASLDPHEALALWQREGMPSRERYGITVRGDRAWAWLDDPEGAYAWPLP